The Corylus avellana chromosome ca8, CavTom2PMs-1.0 genome has a segment encoding these proteins:
- the LOC132189078 gene encoding beta carbonic anhydrase 5, chloroplastic-like isoform X2 has translation MVALSSSMVFGDSFHCTPFSGFGYSFVGSRRNFPNPSTTKFAKDEGAHLALLPSVERNLVSRLKASSNSPGLAQDLINYKVKNVGKTDGGQDLFGEMKQRFLNFKEQKYIKELEHFQNLAEVQYPKFMVIACADSRVCPSNILGFEPGEAFMIRNVANLVPPLENGPSETNAALEFAVNTLEVGNILVIGHSSCAGIQTLMSMQDDVDSRSFLKKWVTNGKVAKLRTKADAAHFSFDQQCRHCEKESINRSLLNLLTYPWIQERVRKESLSIHGGYYDFLNCTFEKWTLDLKGSSTGEEGSCSVKDQAFWC, from the exons ATGGTAGCTCTAAGCTCATCCATGGTCTTTGGCGACTCCTTTCACTGCACACCCTTTTCTGGTTTTGGCTATTCCTTTGTGGGTTCTCGAAGAAATTTTCCTAATCCAAGCACA ACCAAATTCGCGAAGGACGAGGGTGCCCATTTAGCATTACTGCCTTCAGTGGA GAGAAACCTAGTTTCAAGACTGAAAGCTTCGAGCAATTCACCTGGACTTGCACAGGATCTTATAAACTATAAAGTGAAAAATGTGGGCAAAACTGATGGTGGCCAGGACTTGTTTGGTGAAATGAAACAGAGGTTTCTTAATTTCAAGGAGCAGAAATATAT AAAGGAGTTGGAGCATTTTCAAAATCTTGCTGAAGTCCAATACCCTAAG TTTATGGTAATTGCTTGTGCAGACTCTAGGGTATGCCCTTCTAACATCCTTGGGTTTGAACCTGGAGAAGCCTTTATGATTCGGAATGTTGCAAATCTTGTTCCTCCACTTGAG AATGGACCATCAGAAACTAATGCTGCTCTCGAGTTTGCGGTAAACACTCTTGAA GTTGGAAATATATTAGTCATTGGTCACAGTAGCTGTGCTGGAATACAAACCCTTATGAGCATGCAAGATGATGTGGACTCAAG AAGCTTTCTTAAAAAGTGGGTCACTAATGGGAAAGTAGCCAAGTTAAGAACAAAAGCTGATGCAGCCCACTTTAGCTTTGACCAGCAATGCAGACACTGCGAGAAG GAATCAATCAACCGTTCATTACTGAACTTGCTTACATACCCGTGGATACAAGAGAGGGTCAGAAAAGAGTCGCTCTCTATTCATGGAGGGTATTATGATTTCCTCAATTGTACATTTGAGAAGTGGACTCTTGATTTGAAGGGAAGCAGCACTGGAGAAGAGGGCAGTTGCTCTGTCAAAGATCAAGCTTTTTGGTGTTGA
- the LOC132190276 gene encoding transcription factor bHLH30-like: MHPSQSYYVWDCQTSERVQEPSSAVNLMDGGDSMMSSASRSHKDAERRRRQRINAHLSTLRTLLPNATKTDKATLLAQVVQHVKELRKQADDVARQDGDACGARSEGGLFPGESDEATLSYCEVGEKEMKATVCCEDRPGLNLDLARAIRSVRARAVRAEMMTVGGRTKSVVVVKWAGSGAGGQEEVGALERALKAVVENRASGSGLGRAVSGNKRARFYGSFDEGDNAFLLSGL; the protein is encoded by the exons ATGCATCCTTCTCAAAGCTACTATGTGTGGGATTGCCAGACGAGTGAACGTGTTCAAGAACCGAGCTCGGCAGTCAACTTGATGGACGGTGGGGATTCTATGATGAGCTCGGCGTCAAGGAGCCACAAGGATGCAGAGAGGAGACGCAGGCAGCGAATCAACGCCCACCTCTCCACCCTCCGCACCCTCCTACCTAACGCCACCAAG ACAGATAAGGCTACGTTGCTGGCGCAGGTAGTCCAGCACGTGAAGGAGCTGAGGAAGCAGGCGGATGACGTGGCGCGTCAGGATGGAGACGCGTGTGGTGCGAGATCGGAGGGAGGGCTGTTCCCGGGCGAGTCGGACGAGGCCACTCTGAGTTACTGTGAGGTTGGAGAGAAGGAAATGAAAGCGACTGTGTGCTGCGAGGACCGGCCCGGTTTGAACCTGGACTTGGCCCGGGCGATTCGGTCGGTTCGGGCCAGGGCGGTGCGGGCGGAGATGATGACGGTGGGTGGGCGGACCAAGAGTGTGGTGGTGGTCAAATGGGCTGGGAGTGGTGCTGGTGGACAGGAGGAGGTTGGGGCCTTGGAGCGGGCCTTGAAAGCTGTGGTGGAGAATCGGGCTTCCGGGTCTGGTCTGGGCCGGGCTGTGTCGGGGAACAAACGGGCTCGGTTTTATGGTTCGTTTGATGAGGGTGACAATGCGTTTTTGCTATCAGGCCTTTGA
- the LOC132189078 gene encoding beta carbonic anhydrase 5, chloroplastic-like isoform X1, producing MITYMAFKSKAPNAKAITEMICQIRYRTRTFISRMVALSSSMVFGDSFHCTPFSGFGYSFVGSRRNFPNPSTTKFAKDEGAHLALLPSVERNLVSRLKASSNSPGLAQDLINYKVKNVGKTDGGQDLFGEMKQRFLNFKEQKYIKELEHFQNLAEVQYPKFMVIACADSRVCPSNILGFEPGEAFMIRNVANLVPPLENGPSETNAALEFAVNTLEVGNILVIGHSSCAGIQTLMSMQDDVDSRSFLKKWVTNGKVAKLRTKADAAHFSFDQQCRHCEKESINRSLLNLLTYPWIQERVRKESLSIHGGYYDFLNCTFEKWTLDLKGSSTGEEGSCSVKDQAFWC from the exons ATGATTACATATATGGCTTTTAAGTCAAAGGCACCAAATGCAAAGGCCATAACAGAGATGATCTGCCAAATTC gATATAGAACGCGGACGTTCATTTCAAGAATGGTAGCTCTAAGCTCATCCATGGTCTTTGGCGACTCCTTTCACTGCACACCCTTTTCTGGTTTTGGCTATTCCTTTGTGGGTTCTCGAAGAAATTTTCCTAATCCAAGCACA ACCAAATTCGCGAAGGACGAGGGTGCCCATTTAGCATTACTGCCTTCAGTGGA GAGAAACCTAGTTTCAAGACTGAAAGCTTCGAGCAATTCACCTGGACTTGCACAGGATCTTATAAACTATAAAGTGAAAAATGTGGGCAAAACTGATGGTGGCCAGGACTTGTTTGGTGAAATGAAACAGAGGTTTCTTAATTTCAAGGAGCAGAAATATAT AAAGGAGTTGGAGCATTTTCAAAATCTTGCTGAAGTCCAATACCCTAAG TTTATGGTAATTGCTTGTGCAGACTCTAGGGTATGCCCTTCTAACATCCTTGGGTTTGAACCTGGAGAAGCCTTTATGATTCGGAATGTTGCAAATCTTGTTCCTCCACTTGAG AATGGACCATCAGAAACTAATGCTGCTCTCGAGTTTGCGGTAAACACTCTTGAA GTTGGAAATATATTAGTCATTGGTCACAGTAGCTGTGCTGGAATACAAACCCTTATGAGCATGCAAGATGATGTGGACTCAAG AAGCTTTCTTAAAAAGTGGGTCACTAATGGGAAAGTAGCCAAGTTAAGAACAAAAGCTGATGCAGCCCACTTTAGCTTTGACCAGCAATGCAGACACTGCGAGAAG GAATCAATCAACCGTTCATTACTGAACTTGCTTACATACCCGTGGATACAAGAGAGGGTCAGAAAAGAGTCGCTCTCTATTCATGGAGGGTATTATGATTTCCTCAATTGTACATTTGAGAAGTGGACTCTTGATTTGAAGGGAAGCAGCACTGGAGAAGAGGGCAGTTGCTCTGTCAAAGATCAAGCTTTTTGGTGTTGA
- the LOC132191024 gene encoding uncharacterized protein LOC132191024 has product MASVEQPPKKRRLYETLSEAPKPPPSEAPPQQTLDEQQQIAVAPPPTPPRLSQDEILIRRRNKDEIRSVYECYKRIRMCLSRKDSASMPDIEQAYLSLITASRGCTSVQRIVADLIPRYASHCPTALEAAAKVVINMHNWSLAVINRGEDADGVAFQTAKTCILGLVDICCTASSEAPTSSVIRGICSAVFQNVLTFFISSLEGKDIFQIVDKEILKMQDSAEIFAKLKQNFSDEDVSSLIKLSKFRVLSLLQIFFCCPKNLLAASFELLNSSVAEGVNKECQFFLSQVTSRLDVAPVSDTTSDESKSCTVSFYKSTRGSEGGSEELVSDGNHVLGDASPVPKSCLLAMVLGKDRSLLRWMFTKHKKLTNLSFSNSISEITSAMEGIIQPFKKVMSVEDSLADSDEDDPDPSKYINQQYIVPRISNQHEHSSDLFGKKGSAHDIGGPRSIDSESGEHGDLSHGRSSRDLFSPARRTPLDFRCNSFESRSKFFQVEKNQVSNMDFSLPPMRSSSGGIHNALASPKHHLATPCTSTTTPIVWYFDGDPAAMDIVSASKQLWVGFSGPDTSEGHVRFQFERFGPLEQFVFFPIKGFALVEYRNIIDALKAREYVRRHFPWHIKFVDVGLGTRGAMNGVAVGSSLHVYVGNISSQWAKDEILHESRKVLYNKGPYMVTEFSSEGALLMEFESPEEAASVMAHLRQHRKERSNYRMPLNVGPANIAIPLVDGARSAPIHVDVRSNNLGNMSGSSIGSPHTRTIPGSPADSCRTRMSHLSSLLSSLRTKYNINQTSSYFDNYISGNSRTTMMREEDKVPSSTLWINLPNTSSPFLTDDELMGICSLAVGNVGSVRLTPANMQMGCSWFVECSSVDAAITILKNLRSCPGVFFQIEFSQPGKHHLAPFSIKHESTSMEHVSPRIKPDNHANTAQGGYSFQSNWAVSGCVEMPEVGVRKVDGYDNNMVPDPSQGGGHVVSGSAEQMWMYQKPEIELHSAPVNIPCIPLATQGPPIPPPQQIQSSPFMRPVYLPPNSSWDARGLSHHMPLNPVSPGVMPNNFHSNAVAAPFVPASVTPLAQIQGTPMQHFDQMFSLPVVPPPLSSLPPPQPELPPPLPPSPPPLPQSQPPSVPPPPSSPPPPPPPPVAEPSNMESSGQGPQYQWQGTLCKSGVHYCTVYSHRLDSDICKYSNPISEPAEWPAKLDMTKRTDFRHVKSTFTSTPPHKREVCQLIPSSAGDHKGFQDFISYLKQRECAGVIKIPAVKSIWARLLFILPYSHDICSMLSIAPNPSDCLIALVLPKETNLEWSGFPGFSILYSPFPSHSVSLSTEFDRVNMSNRYSSNRQEGNKEGFGKNQKKFVPKNQGSSPKEPNPNPNSNPTLSTSLRQSLSKQSDGATASSSVEAPSTSRIRMGENGEWVSSGRAQGGNFVNYLPQDEAVAAGLGANEGGLDPVESQRVVDLLNRELSRLLKLSPRNFWTEVARDTSLHEFLDSFLQFRSRWYDFPHHGAKGIVAGIIVGELELSRRVFMVLYRISSNRDPGARAADSLSPKDHEVILQEKKLLDLPKLLDICAIYCHENEDLTRILVANALKAQPRIHDNLTAVMSHFLSIVHTMNQRCSSSLQALFSSGSFEDQGSSQLHADYLEVMDFINDAIVSMDAFVTAYKPAALYFSCPVELSSGNEELLNTLARLHDSLRPSLQRGFRIILKAREDRMISDIAISLKLLSMRIVKFGWNLLEICHLSDEVFEDSFPIPPATKMFPANVEDPVIRADIIVQTFREINGVSLQFQENEHQETFLQNVEKVYNVMSRLESLQNTGWIFMDEEQSQYLSGLMLSPKAIIKEPPSLRTPLANNKVQMDEDAAIMESRICQIKDLFPDYGKGFLAACLEVYNQNPEEVIQRILEGTLHEDLQSLDTSLDSIPMPMSSSTVSSNDKGKGKLVESTLPKGKIESRTFSSTNTVSVSRDQPVEGPSFSSSSSLGRYVRKSQAKLPDSNILDTRNEKDSAIAGAIISQYEYEDEYDDSFDDLGLSVGETGVEENETLGDKMSSNLGKSWGTQTESSAQNAASSKWGSRKKPQFFVKDGKNYSYKVAGSVAAANSNEASLVSQAQKELIYGLGRGGNLPLGAVEKLNEAYEEQDNQIDASQGEGRGNVGNANSRGRRGGGRPRESHEEQDKQSDASEGEVRGNLGNHNRGRGRRGGGGRSNHYRKDRAMSKHFSGLTGF; this is encoded by the exons AGTTTTTCAGAATGTGCTTACCTTCTTCATATCCTCCCTTGAGGGAAAGGATATCTTTCAGATTGTTGATAAGGAAATTTTGAAGATGCAAGATTCTGCTGAAATCTTTGCGAAGCTAAAGCAAAACTTTTCAGATGAAGATGTATCTTCTTTAATAAAACTATCCAAGTTCCGTGTGCTAAGTTTactacaaattttcttttgttgccCTAAAAACTTGCTTGCTGCCTCTTTTGAGCTCCTCAACTCTAGTGTTGCAGAGGGAGTTAACAAAGAGTGCCAGTTTTTTCTGAGTCAGGTCACAAGCAGGCTTGATGTGGCTCCTGTATCAGATACAACTAGTGATGAATCAAAATCATGCACAGTTTCTTTTTACAAAAGCACCAGAGGCAGTGAGGGTGGCAGTGAGGAGCTAGTATCAGATGGCAACCATGTTTTAGGGGATGCATCACCTGTTCCAAAGAGTTGCTTGTTGGCTATG GTTCTGGGAAAAGACCGATCGTTGCTGAGATGGATGTTCACAAAGCACAAGAAGTTAactaatttatcattttctaatAGTATTTCAGAAATTACATCTGCTATGGAAGGAATCATCCAACCATTTAAAAAAGTAATGTCTGTAGAAGACAGTCTGGCTGATAGTGATGAGGATGATCCTGATCCATCGAAGTATATTAATCAGCAATATATTGTGCCTAGGATCTCTAATCAACATGAACACTCCAGTGATCTATTTGGAAAGAAAG GTTCTGCTCATGATATTGGAGGCCCGAGGTCCATCGATTCTGAGTCTGGTGAGCATGGAGATTTGTCGCATGGAAGGTCTTCCAGGGACCTATTTTCACCTGCCAGAAGAACACCATTAGACTTCAGGTGTAATTCATTTGAAAGTAGAAGTAAATTTTTTCAAGTTGAGAAGAATCAGGTTTCAAATATGGATTTCAGTTTACCTCCAATGAGGTCCTCCAGTGGAGGCATACATAATGCTTTGGCATCTCCTAAACATCACTTGGCAACACCATGCACTTCCACAACAACTCCAATTGTTTGGTACTTTGATGGCGACCCAGCAGCTATGGATATTGTCTCTGCTTCTAAACAGCTCTGGGTGGGTTTTTCAGGACCTGATACATCTGAAGGTCATGTACGGTTTCAGTTTGAGAGGTTTGGTCCTTTAGaacaatttgttttctttccaatCAAAGGATTTGCCTTGGTTGAGTACAGAAACATCATTGATGCCTTAAAGGCTCGGGAGTATGTCCGACGGCATTTTCCATGGCATATAAAGTTCGTGGATGTAGGGTTGGGAACTAGGGGTGCTATGAATGGTGTTGCAGTTGGTTCTAGTTTGCATGTTTATGTCGGAAATATTTCAAGCCAATGGGCCAAGGATGAGATTCTGCATGAATCAAGGAAAGTGCTTTATAATAAGGGTCCGTACATGGTTACTGAGTTTAGTAGTGAAGGTGCATTACTAATGGAATTTGAATCTCCTGAAGAAGCTGCCTCTGTGATGGCCCATCTCAGACAGCATCGTAAGGAAAGAAGTAATTATCGGATGCCTTTAAATGTGGGGCCAGCTAACATTGCAATTCCTCTTGTAGACGGTGCAAGATCTGCGCCTATCCATGTTGACGTCAGAAGCAATAATCTTGGAAACATGTCTGGCAGTAGTATTGGATCACCTCACACTCGAACCATACCAGGAAGCCCTGCTGACAGCTGTAGGACGAGGATGTCTCACTTATCTTCCTTGCTTTCATCATTACGTACTAAATATAATATCAATCAAACTTCAAGCTATTTTGACAACTATATATCTGGAAACAGTCGTACTACTATGATGAGAGAAGAAGATAAAGTGCCATCAAGTACTCTCTGGATTAATCTTCCTAATACTAGCTCTCCATTCCTCACAGATGATGAGCTAATGGGCATTTGTAGTCTTGCTGTTGGCAATGTAGGGTCTGTCAGGTTGACACCAGCAAATATGCAGATGGGGTGTAGTTGGTTTGTTGAATGCAGCAGTGTAGATGCAGcaatcacaattttgaagaATCTCCGTAGTTGTCCTGGAGTGTTCTTTCAGATTGAATTCAG TCAACCAGGGAAGCACCATCTGGCACCTTTCTCAATCAAACATGAGAGCACCTCTATGGAACATGTATCCCCCAGAATAAAACCCGATAATCATGCAAACACAGCACAGGGTGGATATTCGTTTCAGTCAAACTGGGCAGTTTCTGGTTGTGTAGAGATGCCTGAAGTTGGGGTGAGAAAAGTTGATGGTTATGATAATAACATGGTGCCGGATCCTTCTCAaggag GTGGTCATGTTGTTTCTGGTTCTGCTGAGCAAATGTGGATGTATCAGAAACCTGAAATTGAACTACATTCTGCTCCAGTGAACATCCCATGTATACCCTTAGCAACACAGGGACCTCCTATTCCACCACCACAGCAAATTCAGTCATCTCCATTTATGCGACCTGTTTACCTTCCTCCAAACAGTTCCTGGGACGCACGGGGTCTAAGTCATCATATGCCTTTGAACCCAGTCTCTCCAGGTGTAATGCCTAATAATTTTCACAGTAATGCTGTTGCTGCTCCTTTTGTACCTGCTTCTGTGACTCCACTTGCGCAGATACAAGGAACTCCAATGCAGCATTTTGACCAAATGTTTTCGTTACCTGTTGTACCACCACCTTTATCGTCCCTACCACCTCCTCAGCCTGAATTGCCACCTCCATTACCTCCATCTCCACCTCCTTTGCCTCAGTCACAACCACCTTCAGTCCCTCCTCCACCCAGTTCTcctcctccacctccacctccacctgtTGCAGAACCATCCAATATGGAAAGTTCTGGACAGGGTCCACAATATCAGTGGCAAGGTACATTGTGTAAAAGTGGGGTTCATTACTGCACAGTTTATTCACATAGATTGGACTCCGATATTTGCAAATATTCAAACCCCATTTCTGAGCCAGCTGA ATGGCCTGCTAAATTAGACATGACCAAACGCACAGATTTCCGGCATGTGAAATCAACATTTACTAGTACCCCGCCACATAAA AGGGAGGTATGTCAGCTGATCCCATCTTCTGCAGGCGACCATAAAGGC TTTCAGGATTTCATATCATACTTGAAGCAGAGGGAATGTGCAGGAGTAATCAAGATTCCAGCTGTGAAGTCCATATGGGCAAGACTTCTCTTCATACTTCCCTACTCGCACGATATATGTTCCATGCTCTCGATCGCTCCTAATCCATCGGATTGCCTCATTGCTTTGGTTTTGCCCAAGGAAACAAACTTGGAATGG TCGGGTTTCCCCGGTTTCAGCATTCTCTACTCGCCTTTCCCGTCTCACTCCGTCTCTCTCTCGACTGAATTTGATCGGGTAAACATGTCGAATCGTTACAGTAGCAACAGGCAAGAGGGAAACAAGGAGGGTTTCGGTAAAAACCAGAAGAAATTCGTACCCAAAAATCAGGGCTCAAGCCCAAAAGAACCGAACCCAAATCCCAACTCCAATCCTACACTCTCAACTTCTCTGAGACAATCGCTTTCGAAGCAATCGGATGGCGCCACGGCGAGCTCCAGCGTCGAGGCGCCGTCGACGAGTAGGATTCGGATGGGGGAGAACGGAGAGTGGGTGTCGTCCGGCAGAGCTCAGGGCGGCAATTTCGTAAATTATTTACCCCAAGACGAGGCGGTGGCGGCTGGGCTCGGCGCCAACGAAGGTGGATTGGACCCCGTGGAGTCTCAGAGAGTTGTGGATCTTTTGAACAGAGAATTGTCTCGATTGCTCAAGTTGAGCCCTAGGAACTTCTGGACAGAAG TGGCTAGGGACACTTCCTTGCATGAATTTCTTGATAGCTTCCTACAGTTTAGGAGCAGATGGTATGATTTCCCTCATCATGGAGCCAAGGGAATAGTTGCTGGGATCATTGTTGGAGAGCTCGAGTTAAGCCGCCGTGTCTTTATGGTATTGTATCGAAT ATCTTCCAATAGAGATCCTGGCGCTCGGGCTGCTGATAGTCTTAGTCCAAAAGATCATGAAG TTATTTTGCAGGAAAAGAAGTTGCTGGACTTGCCTAAGTTGTTAGATATATGTGCTATTTATTGTCATGAAAATGAAGATTTGACCAGAATATTG GTTGCAAATGCTTTGAAAGCCCAGCCTAGGATCCATGATAACTTAACTGCAGTGATGTCACATTTTCTGAGCATTGTCCACACGATGAATCAACGCTGCAGCTCATCTTTGCAG GCCCTATTTTCCTCTGGAAGCTTTGAAGACCAAGGATCCAGTCAACTTCATGCTGATTATTTAGAG GTGATGGACTTCATAAATGATGCAATTGTATCCATGGATGCTTTTGTAACTGCATACAAACCAGCGGCTTTATATTTCTCTTGCCCTGTTGAGTTAAG TTCTGGGAATGAGGAATTGCTAAACACCCTTGCGAGATTGCATGATTCATTGCGACCATCTCTACAGCGGGGATTCAGAATCATCCTTAAAGCAAGGGAAGATAGAATGATATCTGACATTGCTATAAGCTTGAAGTTGTTATCAATGAGAATAGTCAAGTTTGGCTGGAATTTATTGGAAATTTGCCACCTAAGTGATGAAGTGTTTGAAGATAGCTTCCCCATTCCTCCTGCCACAAAGATGTTTCCAGCCAATGTGGAGGATCCTGTCATAAGGGCAGATATTATAGTTCAAACTTTTAGGGAAATAAATGGAGTTTCCCTACAATTTCAGGAGAATGAACACCAGGAAACGTTTCTTCAAAATGTTGAGAAGGTTTACAATGTAATGAGCAGACTTGAGAGTTTACAAAATACTG GATGGATATTCATGGATGAAGAACAGTCTCAGTATCTATCTGGGTTGATGCTTTCTCCAAAAGCAATTATTAAGGAGCCACCCTCTTTAAGAACCCCTTTGGCAAACAACAAAGTGCAGATGGATGAAGATGCTGCAATAATGGAGTCCAGAATCTGTCAGATAAAGGACCTCTTCCCTGATTATGGTAAAGGGTTTCTTGCTGCCTGTCTTGAAGTTTATAACCAGAATCCAGAAGAAGTGATTCAGAGGATTCTGGAAGGAACTCTCCATGAAGATCTGCAGTCCTTGGACACTTCACTAGATTCAATCCCAATGCCCATGTCTTCTTCCACTGTGAGCTCAAATGATAAAGGGAAAGGGAAACTAGTGGAATCTACATTACCAAAAGGGAAGATTGAATCTAGAACATTTTCATCCACTAATACGGTGTCTGTGAGTAGGGATCAACCAGTTGAGGGCCCCTCATTTTCATCCTCATCTTCTCTTGGGAGATATGTTAGGAAGTCTCAAGCTAAGTTGCCTGATTCGAATATCCTTGATACCAGAAATGAAAAGGATTCAGCAATTGCTGGTGCTATTATTTCACAATATGAGTATGAAGATGAATATGACGACTCTTTTGATGATCTGGGTCTGAGTGTAGGGGAGACGGGAGTGGAGGAAAATGAGACTCTAGGTGATAAAATGAGCTCAAATTTGGGGAAATCTTGGGGAACACAGACTGAAAGCTCTGCTCAAAATGCTGCTAGTTCAAAATGGGGCTCCAGGAAGAAGCCCCAATTCTTTGTCAAGGACGGTAAGAACTACAGTTACAAAGTTGCAGGTTCAGTTGCAGCTGCAAATAGCAATGAGGCATCTCTAGTCTCTCAGGCGCAAAAAGAATTGATTTATGGCCTTGGACGAGGTGGCAACCTTCCGCTTGGTGCAGTGGAAAAGCTGAATGAGGCATACGAGGAACAAGATAACCAAATTGATGCTTCTCAGGGGGAAGGGAGAGGAAATGTGGGGAACGCGAACAGCAGGGgaagaaggggagggggaagACCAAGGGAGTCTCATGAGGAGCAGGATAAGCAGTCTGATGCTTCTGAGGGGGAAGTGAGGGGGAATTTGGGGAATCACAACAGAGGTAGGGGAAGGAGGGGAGGAGGGGGAAGAAGCAATCATTACAGGAAGGACCGTGCCATGAGTAAACACTTTTCTGGATTGACTGGCTTCTAG
- the LOC132189942 gene encoding uncharacterized protein LOC132189942: MKSNRLGSGIGQISRKGVEEAATQVTRGDLIWVRLNGGSWWPAQVAGENTVNGGIKLRNKSAGEVLVRLYGSYKYLYVDPVKCHSEFELMLEQNNGCRRKIFEKALEQDCPRSKYGRSKRRGAKSKENVGIDASRDKSNQNQVKDQDIEASNYVRVSPRGHPPTFTPKMKVKNGSSRKAEEAKNEASKQDGMKKNLKPNSSISEERAAENITSKQDRRLLRNLKQFRSSGEEKKSKQNVVQKTSRRAKEEARIKISMQGACQSLKRKSPSTDEQLDNKPNSSKNFKQVEVQNNLRTKHAGTEKGKECKISVQDVQKKAKPNNQSTEDDAKIRTCKQDEVLKKNKLNSPCSETTLFGKSQELSARRMKVMQSLGLIAPSGSPFHKNGHFCLSLC; encoded by the exons ATGAAAAGCAATCGTCTTGGAAGTGGAATAGGCCAGATTAGCAGGAAAGGCGTGGAGGAGGCAGCTACTCAAGTCACTCGGGGGGATTTGATATGGGTCAGGCTCAATGGTGGCTCGTGGTGGCCTGCACAG GTTGCTGGTGAGAATACTGTCAATGGGGGCATTAAACTCAGAAATAAATCAGCGGGGGAAGTTCTTGTTAGGCTCTATGGAAGCTATAAATA CTTGTATGTGGATCCTGTAAAATGTCATTCTGAGTTTGAGCTA ATGCTCGAGCAGAATAATGGTTGCCGTCGGAAAATTTTTGAGAAAGCCCTGGAGCAG GATTGTCCTCGCTCAAAATATGGTAGATCGAAGAGACGAGGAGCCAAATCTAAGG AAAATGTAGGAATTGACGCATCTAGAGATAAGTCCAATCAAAATCAAGTCAAGGATCAGGATATAGAAGCCTCAAATTAT GTAAGGGTTTCTCCAAGAGGGCATCCTCCAACATTTACACCAAAAATGAAGGTGAAGAATGGAAGTTCCAGAAAAGCTGAGGAAGCCAAAAATGAGGCCTCTAAGCAAGATGGGATGAAGAAGAATCTTAAACCAAATAGCTCAATCTCTGAGGAGAGGGCAGCAGAAAATATAACCTCTAAACAAGATAGGAGGTTGCTAAGGAATCTCAAACAGTTTCGGTCAAgtggtgaggaaaaaaaatctaagcAAAATGTGGTGCAGAAGACGAGTCGAAGGGCCAAGGAAGAGGCAAGAATTAAAATCTCTATGCAAGGGGCATGCCAGAGTCTCAAGCGAAAGAGCCCAAGTACTGACGAACAACTAGATAACAAGCCAAATAGTAGCAAAAACTTTAAGCAAGTTGAGGTGCAGAATAATCTCAGGACAAAGCACGCAGGCACTGAGAAAGGGAAGGAATGCAAAATTTCTGTTCAAGATGTGCAGAAAAAGGCTAAGCCAAATAACCAAAGCACTGAGGATGATGCAAAAATTAGAACCTGTAAGCAAGATGAGGTGCTGAAGAAAAACAAGTTAAATAGCCCATGCTCT GAAACAACTTTATTTGGAAAGTCCCAAGAACTGAGTGCCCGAAGAATGAAAGTGATGCAAAGTCTTGGTCTGATTGCTCCTTCTGGGTCACCATTCCACAAAAATGGACACTTTTGTCTGAGTTTGTGCTAA